One part of the Pelodiscus sinensis isolate JC-2024 chromosome 16, ASM4963464v1, whole genome shotgun sequence genome encodes these proteins:
- the GET4 gene encoding Golgi to ER traffic protein 4 homolog isoform X2, with the protein MAAAMMAEQEAAKGGGGRNRGGVQRVEGKLRASVEKGEYYEAHQMYRTLFFRYMSQGKHVEARELMYSGALLFFSHSQQNSAADLSMLVLESLEKSDAKVTDELLENLAKVFSLMDPNSPERVAFVSRALKWSSGGSGKLGHPKLHQLLAITLWKDGEGCANMLVEYSSSRGYCSEVDMFVAQAVLQFLCLKNKTSASVVFTTYTQKHPSIEKGPPFVQPLLNFIWFLLLAVDGGKLTVFTVLCEQYQPSLKRDPMYNEYLDRIGQLFFGVPPKQTSSYGGLLGNLLNSLMGTGEDDDAEDGQEDSSPIELD; encoded by the exons ATGGCGGCGGCGATGATGGCGGAGCAGGAGGCCGCCAAGGGCGGCGGCGGGCGGAACcggggtggggtgcagcgggTGGAAGGGAAGCTCCGCGCCAGCGTGGAGAAGGGCGAATACTACGAGGCGCACCAGATGTACCGGACTCTCTTCTTCAG aTATATGTCCCAAGGCAAACACGTAGAAGCAAGAGAACTGATGTATTCAGGGGCACTGTTGTTCTTCAGTCACAGCCAA CAAAACAGTGCTGCTGATCTGTCCATGCTGGTTTTGGAATCCTTAGAGAAATCGGATGCAAAAGTAACAGATGAACTACTAG AAAACTTGGCTAAAGTATTTAGCTTGATGGATCCAAATTCTCCTGAGAGAGTAGCTTTTGTGTCCAGAGCACTGAAATGGTCCAGTGGTGGATCAGGGAAACTCGGTCATCCGAAATTACATCAGTTATTAGCCATCACGTTGTGGAAAG ATGGTGAAGGATGTGCTAATATGCTAGTAGAATACTCATCATCCAGGGGATATTGCAGTGAGGTGGACATGTTTGTAGCTCAGGCAGTGTTACA ATTTCTCTGCTTAAAAAATAAGACCAGTGCATCAGTGGTTTTTACGACATATACACAGAAACATCCTTCAATAGAAAAGGGGCCTCCATTTGTACAACCATTACTAAATTTCATCTGGTTTCTGTTACTGGCTGTTGATGG AGGAAAACTAACAGTATTTACAGTATTGTGTGAACAGTATCAACCTTCGCTGAAAAGAGATCCCATGTATAATGAA TACCTAGATAGAATAGGACAGCTCTTCTTTGGAGTTCCACCTAAGCAGACATCATCCTATGGAGGATTACTAG GAAATCTTTTAAACAGTCTGATGGGCACTGGAGAAGATGATGATGCAGAAGATGGTCAAGAAGATAGCAGTCCTATTGAACtcgattga
- the GET4 gene encoding Golgi to ER traffic protein 4 homolog isoform X1, with product MAAAMMAEQEAAKGGGGRNRGGVQRVEGKLRASVEKGEYYEAHQMYRTLFFRYMSQGKHVEARELMYSGALLFFSHSQQNSAADLSMLVLESLEKSDAKVTDELLENLAKVFSLMDPNSPERVAFVSRALKWSSGGSGKLGHPKLHQLLAITLWKEQNYCESRYHFLHSTDGEGCANMLVEYSSSRGYCSEVDMFVAQAVLQFLCLKNKTSASVVFTTYTQKHPSIEKGPPFVQPLLNFIWFLLLAVDGGKLTVFTVLCEQYQPSLKRDPMYNEYLDRIGQLFFGVPPKQTSSYGGLLGNLLNSLMGTGEDDDAEDGQEDSSPIELD from the exons ATGGCGGCGGCGATGATGGCGGAGCAGGAGGCCGCCAAGGGCGGCGGCGGGCGGAACcggggtggggtgcagcgggTGGAAGGGAAGCTCCGCGCCAGCGTGGAGAAGGGCGAATACTACGAGGCGCACCAGATGTACCGGACTCTCTTCTTCAG aTATATGTCCCAAGGCAAACACGTAGAAGCAAGAGAACTGATGTATTCAGGGGCACTGTTGTTCTTCAGTCACAGCCAA CAAAACAGTGCTGCTGATCTGTCCATGCTGGTTTTGGAATCCTTAGAGAAATCGGATGCAAAAGTAACAGATGAACTACTAG AAAACTTGGCTAAAGTATTTAGCTTGATGGATCCAAATTCTCCTGAGAGAGTAGCTTTTGTGTCCAGAGCACTGAAATGGTCCAGTGGTGGATCAGGGAAACTCGGTCATCCGAAATTACATCAGTTATTAGCCATCACGTTGTGGAAAG AGCAAAACTATTGTGAATCTCGGTATCACTTCTTACACTCCACAGATGGTGAAGGATGTGCTAATATGCTAGTAGAATACTCATCATCCAGGGGATATTGCAGTGAGGTGGACATGTTTGTAGCTCAGGCAGTGTTACA ATTTCTCTGCTTAAAAAATAAGACCAGTGCATCAGTGGTTTTTACGACATATACACAGAAACATCCTTCAATAGAAAAGGGGCCTCCATTTGTACAACCATTACTAAATTTCATCTGGTTTCTGTTACTGGCTGTTGATGG AGGAAAACTAACAGTATTTACAGTATTGTGTGAACAGTATCAACCTTCGCTGAAAAGAGATCCCATGTATAATGAA TACCTAGATAGAATAGGACAGCTCTTCTTTGGAGTTCCACCTAAGCAGACATCATCCTATGGAGGATTACTAG GAAATCTTTTAAACAGTCTGATGGGCACTGGAGAAGATGATGATGCAGAAGATGGTCAAGAAGATAGCAGTCCTATTGAACtcgattga
- the GET4 gene encoding Golgi to ER traffic protein 4 homolog isoform X3, protein MLGRLLSRYMSQGKHVEARELMYSGALLFFSHSQQNSAADLSMLVLESLEKSDAKVTDELLENLAKVFSLMDPNSPERVAFVSRALKWSSGGSGKLGHPKLHQLLAITLWKEQNYCESRYHFLHSTDGEGCANMLVEYSSSRGYCSEVDMFVAQAVLQFLCLKNKTSASVVFTTYTQKHPSIEKGPPFVQPLLNFIWFLLLAVDGGKLTVFTVLCEQYQPSLKRDPMYNEYLDRIGQLFFGVPPKQTSSYGGLLGNLLNSLMGTGEDDDAEDGQEDSSPIELD, encoded by the exons ATGCTAGGAAGGCTGCTTAGCAG aTATATGTCCCAAGGCAAACACGTAGAAGCAAGAGAACTGATGTATTCAGGGGCACTGTTGTTCTTCAGTCACAGCCAA CAAAACAGTGCTGCTGATCTGTCCATGCTGGTTTTGGAATCCTTAGAGAAATCGGATGCAAAAGTAACAGATGAACTACTAG AAAACTTGGCTAAAGTATTTAGCTTGATGGATCCAAATTCTCCTGAGAGAGTAGCTTTTGTGTCCAGAGCACTGAAATGGTCCAGTGGTGGATCAGGGAAACTCGGTCATCCGAAATTACATCAGTTATTAGCCATCACGTTGTGGAAAG AGCAAAACTATTGTGAATCTCGGTATCACTTCTTACACTCCACAGATGGTGAAGGATGTGCTAATATGCTAGTAGAATACTCATCATCCAGGGGATATTGCAGTGAGGTGGACATGTTTGTAGCTCAGGCAGTGTTACA ATTTCTCTGCTTAAAAAATAAGACCAGTGCATCAGTGGTTTTTACGACATATACACAGAAACATCCTTCAATAGAAAAGGGGCCTCCATTTGTACAACCATTACTAAATTTCATCTGGTTTCTGTTACTGGCTGTTGATGG AGGAAAACTAACAGTATTTACAGTATTGTGTGAACAGTATCAACCTTCGCTGAAAAGAGATCCCATGTATAATGAA TACCTAGATAGAATAGGACAGCTCTTCTTTGGAGTTCCACCTAAGCAGACATCATCCTATGGAGGATTACTAG GAAATCTTTTAAACAGTCTGATGGGCACTGGAGAAGATGATGATGCAGAAGATGGTCAAGAAGATAGCAGTCCTATTGAACtcgattga
- the GET4 gene encoding Golgi to ER traffic protein 4 homolog isoform X4 produces MSQGKHVEARELMYSGALLFFSHSQQNSAADLSMLVLESLEKSDAKVTDELLENLAKVFSLMDPNSPERVAFVSRALKWSSGGSGKLGHPKLHQLLAITLWKEQNYCESRYHFLHSTDGEGCANMLVEYSSSRGYCSEVDMFVAQAVLQFLCLKNKTSASVVFTTYTQKHPSIEKGPPFVQPLLNFIWFLLLAVDGGKLTVFTVLCEQYQPSLKRDPMYNEYLDRIGQLFFGVPPKQTSSYGGLLGNLLNSLMGTGEDDDAEDGQEDSSPIELD; encoded by the exons ATGTCCCAAGGCAAACACGTAGAAGCAAGAGAACTGATGTATTCAGGGGCACTGTTGTTCTTCAGTCACAGCCAA CAAAACAGTGCTGCTGATCTGTCCATGCTGGTTTTGGAATCCTTAGAGAAATCGGATGCAAAAGTAACAGATGAACTACTAG AAAACTTGGCTAAAGTATTTAGCTTGATGGATCCAAATTCTCCTGAGAGAGTAGCTTTTGTGTCCAGAGCACTGAAATGGTCCAGTGGTGGATCAGGGAAACTCGGTCATCCGAAATTACATCAGTTATTAGCCATCACGTTGTGGAAAG AGCAAAACTATTGTGAATCTCGGTATCACTTCTTACACTCCACAGATGGTGAAGGATGTGCTAATATGCTAGTAGAATACTCATCATCCAGGGGATATTGCAGTGAGGTGGACATGTTTGTAGCTCAGGCAGTGTTACA ATTTCTCTGCTTAAAAAATAAGACCAGTGCATCAGTGGTTTTTACGACATATACACAGAAACATCCTTCAATAGAAAAGGGGCCTCCATTTGTACAACCATTACTAAATTTCATCTGGTTTCTGTTACTGGCTGTTGATGG AGGAAAACTAACAGTATTTACAGTATTGTGTGAACAGTATCAACCTTCGCTGAAAAGAGATCCCATGTATAATGAA TACCTAGATAGAATAGGACAGCTCTTCTTTGGAGTTCCACCTAAGCAGACATCATCCTATGGAGGATTACTAG GAAATCTTTTAAACAGTCTGATGGGCACTGGAGAAGATGATGATGCAGAAGATGGTCAAGAAGATAGCAGTCCTATTGAACtcgattga